A stretch of Gemmatimonadota bacterium DNA encodes these proteins:
- a CDS encoding STAS domain-containing protein: MWNLLQPRLRCKEIWFTNRKENEMAFEETMQGNIRIIKLDGQVTDREMSELADYVTEFLEKNNGMKVVLDLGQVRWLNSMAFGVLTALLQRLRKANGDLKLANAHDHVISVFVQTQLIKIFDLHNSVDEAVAAFQTA; encoded by the coding sequence ATGTGGAATCTCTTGCAGCCGCGCTTGAGATGCAAGGAGATTTGGTTCACAAATAGGAAGGAAAACGAGATGGCTTTTGAAGAAACAATGCAGGGTAATATTCGCATTATAAAGCTCGACGGTCAGGTGACAGACCGCGAGATGTCGGAGTTGGCCGATTATGTAACTGAATTTCTCGAAAAGAATAATGGGATGAAAGTGGTTTTGGATTTGGGACAGGTGCGGTGGTTAAACAGCATGGCATTTGGGGTTTTGACCGCGCTTTTGCAGCGTTTGCGCAAGGCCAACGGCGATTTGAAACTCGCCAATGCCCACGATCATGTGATCAGCGTTTTTGTGCAGACGCAGTTGATTAAAATTTTCGATCTGCACAATTCCGTAGATGAGGCTGTTGCAGCATTTCAGACGGCGTGA
- a CDS encoding response regulator has translation MGKRNTHTHTIDSTGGFQQIRDALDALQRSEERLTHALEAGGIGLFDWNIQNDSAVCTDRYFELFGFPPRDTMVSEAEWLACVYPDDQDRAQKEVRQALEGRAPYDTEYRIVHANGEVRWVSSKAKVFFDAGEEVPIRMIGAVADITGQKRAEGALGDQVAFQNALIQVSHAVQQMTRPEHLEVVIRVCREQLLALDVSVVAIAVHRLLDPKTRTFETHEVMPSGEINRMVREVPNVYRMWQQQRTIYRENLVENMGGLSQVGFKAIAARYGVEVRCILDIPHVRGTMALMSDEVSAFSEAEVLFLESIAEQVSMGITRLDDLERLEAQNKELENARIAAEAANQAKSQFLANMSHEIRTPMNGIMGMIELLGNTELTERQKEYADLAYNSADTLLVLLNDILDLSKVEAGKLELESIPFALRDTLGDTLQTLAVRASEKGLELTYRIAPEVPDDLIGDPIRLRQVVVNLAGNAIKFTDHGGVDIDVDLIEMREEDAKLRFEVRDTGIGIPLQVQQQIFSAFDQADSSTTRQYGGTGLGLTISAQLVELMGGKLDVKSEPNKGSVFFFEASFSRRTSGVLYRDILPDTLHGMPVLVVDDNNTNRVIFEEMLSCHGLKPALAENGQIALEELLRAQQAGSPYPLVLLDAEMPVMNGYALARQIAADATLKYTRVVVLTSAGRPDMASTSEMLAGHLSKPIKQSDLFNLIAGIFEESAPDALGTGDIVTDKAQRSLRILLAEDGLVNQRVAIDMLHQRGHTVVVANNGVETLEALDKDDTFDLVLMDVQMPEMDGLEATKEIRERENESGGHIRIVAMTADVMKGDRELCIAAGMDGFVAKPLRSRLLYDAVESTGPTVQQTLDWEVSLQHVGGDEALLVRLSEMFLQTRGDLLSLLDDTETLRQGARELRENAELFYADNVREVAATIEELAKDENWSGAERFVADLRAHVESLAAALEMQGDLVHK, from the coding sequence ACAGAAGGAGGTCAGACAAGCCCTTGAAGGACGCGCGCCTTATGATACTGAATATAGAATTGTGCATGCCAATGGCGAGGTGAGATGGGTCAGCAGCAAAGCCAAAGTATTTTTTGATGCGGGTGAAGAAGTGCCGATTCGCATGATTGGTGCAGTGGCCGATATTACCGGACAAAAGCGGGCAGAAGGTGCGCTTGGCGACCAGGTGGCTTTTCAGAATGCGCTCATACAGGTCAGTCACGCCGTGCAGCAGATGACGCGGCCAGAGCATCTCGAGGTGGTTATTCGCGTGTGTAGAGAACAGTTGCTGGCTCTCGATGTATCCGTTGTCGCGATTGCCGTGCATCGTTTGCTCGATCCCAAAACGCGTACTTTTGAAACGCACGAGGTGATGCCTTCGGGGGAGATCAATCGCATGGTGCGCGAGGTGCCGAATGTTTATCGGATGTGGCAACAACAGAGGACAATTTACCGCGAGAATCTCGTAGAAAATATGGGGGGGTTGTCACAGGTGGGTTTCAAGGCCATAGCTGCGCGATACGGGGTTGAGGTGCGGTGTATTCTCGATATCCCCCATGTGCGGGGCACAATGGCTTTGATGAGTGATGAGGTTTCTGCTTTTTCAGAGGCCGAGGTTTTGTTTTTGGAAAGTATTGCAGAACAGGTCTCGATGGGTATTACCCGTTTAGACGACCTCGAGCGCCTCGAGGCGCAGAACAAAGAACTGGAAAATGCCCGTATAGCAGCCGAAGCAGCCAATCAGGCCAAGAGCCAATTTTTGGCCAATATGAGCCATGAGATTCGCACGCCGATGAACGGCATTATGGGGATGATTGAGTTGTTGGGCAATACCGAGTTGACTGAGCGACAAAAGGAATACGCCGATCTCGCTTATAATTCGGCAGATACGTTGCTCGTATTGCTCAACGATATTCTCGACCTGTCCAAGGTGGAGGCAGGCAAGCTCGAGTTGGAAAGCATTCCGTTCGCGCTGAGAGATACGCTTGGCGATACGTTGCAAACGCTGGCTGTTCGGGCGAGTGAGAAGGGGCTTGAGTTGACCTATCGGATTGCGCCAGAGGTTCCCGATGATCTGATAGGGGATCCCATTCGCCTGAGACAAGTCGTCGTCAATCTGGCGGGCAATGCCATCAAGTTTACAGATCATGGGGGTGTGGATATCGATGTTGACCTGATAGAAATGCGCGAGGAGGACGCAAAACTGCGATTTGAGGTGCGCGATACAGGTATCGGTATTCCATTGCAGGTACAACAACAGATATTCAGTGCGTTTGATCAGGCCGATAGTTCAACGACGCGGCAATATGGCGGCACGGGGCTTGGTTTGACTATTTCGGCTCAATTGGTCGAGCTGATGGGTGGAAAACTCGATGTGAAAAGCGAGCCGAACAAGGGCAGTGTTTTCTTTTTTGAAGCCAGTTTTTCGCGTCGGACCAGCGGTGTGTTGTACCGGGATATTTTGCCCGATACATTGCACGGCATGCCCGTATTGGTCGTTGACGATAACAATACCAATCGGGTGATTTTTGAAGAGATGTTGTCCTGCCATGGCTTGAAACCCGCTCTGGCCGAGAATGGTCAGATAGCATTGGAAGAGTTGTTGCGCGCACAACAGGCGGGTAGCCCATATCCACTGGTTCTGCTCGACGCGGAAATGCCCGTTATGAACGGTTACGCGCTTGCCAGGCAGATTGCCGCTGACGCAACGTTGAAATACACGCGCGTGGTGGTGTTGACTTCTGCTGGTCGTCCGGATATGGCTTCTACCAGCGAAATGCTGGCCGGGCACCTGTCCAAACCCATCAAGCAATCCGATCTTTTTAATTTGATCGCTGGTATATTTGAGGAATCTGCGCCAGATGCTCTGGGGACGGGCGATATTGTAACCGATAAGGCGCAGAGATCTCTGCGCATTTTATTGGCCGAAGACGGTTTGGTCAACCAGCGCGTCGCCATTGATATGTTGCACCAGCGCGGTCACACAGTCGTTGTGGCAAATAATGGTGTGGAGACTCTGGAAGCACTTGACAAAGACGATACCTTTGATCTGGTGTTGATGGATGTACAAATGCCCGAAATGGATGGGCTTGAAGCTACCAAAGAAATTCGCGAGCGGGAAAATGAATCGGGAGGGCATATTCGAATTGTTGCGATGACGGCCGATGTGATGAAGGGCGACCGCGAGCTTTGCATAGCGGCTGGTATGGATGGGTTTGTCGCCAAGCCGCTCAGGTCTCGCCTTCTTTACGATGCGGTGGAATCGACCGGTCCCACCGTGCAACAGACGCTCGATTGGGAGGTATCATTGCAACATGTTGGCGGGGATGAGGCGCTTCTCGTGCGGCTATCCGAGATGTTTCTACAAACGAGGGGCGATTTGTTAAGCCTTCTTGACGACACAGAAACGCTTCGCCAGGGCGCGCGTGAATTGAGAGAAAATGCCGAATTGTTTTACGCGGATAATGTGAGGGAGGTTGCCGCGACAATTGAAGAGTTGGCAAAGGATGAAAATTGGTCAGGTGCTGAGCGCTTTGTGGCAGATTTGAGAGCGCATGTGGAATCTCTTGCAGCCGCGCTTGAGATGCAAGGAGATTTGGTTCACAAATAG